In the Synechococcus sp. Nb3U1 genome, one interval contains:
- a CDS encoding LLM class flavin-dependent oxidoreductase gives MGYLQFGVFIPIANNGWIISVNSPQYMPTFELNKQITLLAEQYGFEFVLSMIKWRGFKGETQFWDHALESFTLMAGLAAVTEKIHLYASVALPTLHPAVAARMCVTLDDISHGRFGLNIVTGWNKLEYAQMGLWPGDEYYSYRYDYATEYVRVMKLLWEQGRVTYQGKYFQLEDCLCQPRPSREIPIVCAGHSERGMRFTAEMGNHNFILAPFEEAARISDRLKEFGQQVGRQVGTYALFTVVMGETDAEAQATAEHYMEGGDIEALLGWKGAANTDPVGVNVKRYQAEAFMGIPTIIGSYETVAQELDRIASQTSIDGILFTFPDFIADVQRFGERVIPLVNCRQVLQPAYI, from the coding sequence ATGGGTTATCTGCAGTTTGGGGTCTTTATTCCCATCGCCAACAACGGCTGGATCATCTCTGTCAATTCACCCCAGTATATGCCCACCTTTGAGCTAAACAAGCAGATCACCCTGCTGGCGGAGCAGTACGGTTTCGAGTTTGTCCTCTCCATGATCAAGTGGCGGGGCTTTAAGGGGGAAACCCAGTTTTGGGATCATGCCCTGGAGTCTTTTACCTTGATGGCGGGCTTGGCGGCGGTGACAGAAAAGATCCATCTCTACGCGTCGGTGGCCCTGCCCACTCTTCACCCTGCCGTGGCCGCTCGCATGTGCGTAACCTTGGACGATATCAGTCATGGGCGGTTTGGCCTGAATATCGTGACTGGCTGGAACAAGTTGGAATATGCGCAAATGGGCCTGTGGCCAGGGGATGAATACTACAGCTATCGCTACGACTACGCCACCGAGTATGTGCGGGTGATGAAGCTGCTCTGGGAGCAGGGGCGCGTCACCTATCAGGGTAAGTATTTTCAGTTGGAAGATTGCCTTTGTCAGCCTCGGCCCTCCCGAGAGATTCCGATTGTTTGTGCGGGACACTCAGAGCGGGGCATGCGCTTTACGGCGGAAATGGGTAACCACAATTTCATCTTGGCTCCCTTTGAAGAAGCAGCTCGCATCAGTGATCGGTTGAAGGAGTTTGGCCAACAGGTGGGGCGCCAGGTGGGTACCTATGCTTTGTTTACGGTGGTGATGGGAGAAACCGATGCAGAAGCCCAAGCCACTGCCGAGCACTACATGGAAGGGGGAGACATCGAAGCCTTGCTGGGTTGGAAAGGGGCGGCCAATACCGATCCGGTGGGGGTGAATGTGAAACGCTATCAGGCGGAAGCGTTTATGGGGATCCCTACTATCATTGGCTCCTATGAAACCGTGGCCCAAGAGCTGGATCGCATTGCCAGCCAAACCAGCATCGACGGGATCCTCTTCACCTTCCCGGATTTCATCGCCGATGTGCAGCGGTTTGGGGAACGGGTGATACCTTTGGTCAATTGCCGCCAAGTATTGCAACCGGCTTATATCTAA
- a CDS encoding mechanosensitive ion channel family protein, whose translation MEWLQGLEMSRGWAQVGVITLVGMLAFGLGRWIPKWLKPTVKRWASPDVAEVYERTVDPYAGLIGLVVTLLLAEVALLVLPRGLWLHLTELGVSLALTIALAWLLTRLVKGFADVYLRDTALKGGRKVNSELLIVGRISANLAIGFLALLLFAQSHQINVVGLFASLGIGGLAVAFAAQKTLEQLLGGIVIYVDRPFVVDDYIGLPDGTFGRVESIGLRSTRIRTSGKGTLVIVPNSALTQVSIENFTGAKKVMSLIYLTFQRLLPEEEKALIRQVILESTRDIFGIDSRNTDLTFRELAAQGSQPARSQAQLTFFILGSGEVSMDLRRQLLDLANETITQKLKEYGIVFEIQDPTIYVDAPITI comes from the coding sequence ATGGAGTGGTTGCAAGGGCTGGAGATGAGCCGAGGGTGGGCCCAGGTGGGGGTGATCACCCTGGTGGGGATGCTGGCCTTCGGATTGGGCCGTTGGATCCCGAAATGGCTGAAGCCGACGGTGAAGCGATGGGCCAGCCCGGATGTGGCGGAAGTGTACGAGCGCACGGTGGATCCCTACGCGGGATTGATCGGGTTGGTGGTGACGCTGCTGCTGGCAGAAGTGGCCTTGCTGGTGTTGCCGCGGGGCTTGTGGTTGCACCTGACGGAGCTGGGGGTGAGCCTGGCCCTGACAATAGCTCTGGCTTGGCTGTTGACCCGGTTGGTGAAAGGCTTTGCCGATGTTTATCTGCGGGATACGGCCCTCAAGGGGGGGCGCAAGGTCAATAGTGAATTGCTGATCGTCGGGCGGATCAGTGCCAATCTGGCGATCGGCTTTTTGGCGCTATTGCTCTTTGCCCAAAGCCATCAGATCAATGTGGTAGGCCTGTTTGCCAGCTTGGGCATTGGGGGGTTGGCGGTGGCTTTTGCGGCCCAAAAAACCCTGGAGCAACTGCTGGGGGGCATTGTTATCTATGTGGATCGGCCTTTTGTGGTGGATGACTACATTGGTCTGCCGGATGGCACCTTTGGTCGTGTGGAGTCGATTGGCTTGCGCTCGACCCGCATTCGCACCTCGGGAAAAGGCACATTGGTGATTGTGCCCAATAGCGCCCTCACACAGGTGAGTATCGAGAACTTCACCGGGGCAAAGAAGGTGATGTCGCTGATTTATCTGACCTTTCAGCGCCTCTTGCCCGAGGAAGAAAAAGCCCTGATTCGGCAGGTGATTTTAGAAAGCACCCGCGATATTTTTGGCATTGATTCTCGCAATACCGACCTTACCTTCCGGGAGCTGGCAGCCCAGGGATCCCAGCCCGCTCGTAGTCAGGCTCAACTGACCTTTTTCATTCTGGGATCCGGAGAAGTTTCGATGGATTTACGCCGACAACTGCTGGATTTAGCCAACGAAACCATCACCCAAAAGCTGAAGGAATACGGGATTGTCTTTGAAATTCAGGATCCCACCATTTATGTGGATGCCCCGATTACGATCTAA
- a CDS encoding PspA/IM30 family protein gives MTSRTSSLVTVAALAGAGFALPVAAQAQSSGTARVRSVVDGDTFWADLNGRPTRFRLSYVDAPELTQGRWGRLSQEALQNIIPTGSLVQVDTLYVTPEGLHIAQVYNSDGLVNLEMLRQGHAVVYERFLHGANRQRYLEAQEGAQTARLGFWQQRNPVMPWEFREAGMQTSAFAGANVLNGSFIRENPTAAAGVGIATVVVMVGLSKLLWKKPSQKKVSIRQMERDLKQLQRSLTTTLASRKQLERQYDEILQKAEDWYVRAEQATQHHNDSLARDALVQRNQHMSAAEAVRKSLDEVEAQVVTLREGISRVESQISMAKLEREMNN, from the coding sequence ATGACCTCAAGAACTTCTTCCCTGGTGACTGTGGCTGCCCTTGCAGGCGCTGGGTTTGCCCTTCCGGTGGCGGCACAGGCGCAATCTTCGGGTACAGCGCGAGTACGCTCAGTGGTGGATGGAGATACCTTTTGGGCGGATCTGAACGGCAGGCCTACCCGGTTTCGACTCTCCTACGTGGATGCGCCGGAGCTGACCCAGGGGCGGTGGGGGCGGCTGTCTCAGGAGGCTTTACAAAACATTATCCCGACGGGATCCCTGGTGCAGGTGGATACCCTCTATGTCACCCCCGAGGGACTGCACATCGCCCAGGTCTACAACTCCGACGGCCTGGTGAATTTGGAGATGTTGCGCCAGGGACATGCGGTGGTTTATGAGCGCTTTTTGCACGGGGCCAATCGTCAGCGCTATTTGGAAGCCCAAGAGGGGGCACAGACAGCTCGGCTGGGATTTTGGCAGCAACGCAACCCGGTAATGCCCTGGGAGTTTCGGGAGGCGGGGATGCAAACCTCTGCCTTTGCCGGGGCGAATGTTTTGAATGGCTCCTTCATCCGCGAAAACCCGACGGCGGCTGCGGGTGTGGGCATCGCCACAGTGGTGGTGATGGTGGGTCTGAGCAAGTTGCTCTGGAAAAAGCCCAGCCAGAAGAAAGTGAGCATCCGGCAAATGGAGCGGGATCTCAAACAGTTACAGCGCAGCTTGACCACGACCCTGGCCAGCCGCAAACAACTGGAACGGCAGTACGACGAGATTTTGCAAAAGGCAGAGGATTGGTATGTCCGGGCGGAGCAGGCCACCCAACACCACAACGACAGCCTGGCCCGAGATGCTTTGGTACAGCGGAATCAACACATGAGTGCGGCTGAAGCGGTACGCAAATCTCTGGATGAAGTGGAAGCGCAAGTGGTAACCCTTCGGGAGGGCATTTCCCGCGTTGAAAGCCAAATCTCGATGGCCAAGTTGGAACGGGAGATGAACAATTGA
- a CDS encoding class I SAM-dependent methyltransferase: MASSTLSASERALTLYEALPYPNVPLSQTARNALPEMFKMSYTTAQYVRTHAVIEPEGKVLLNAGCGSGWETLMMAEANPGAKIVAFDLSPASVKLTEERLRYHGFTDIEFYVLNLLELDRLGIQFDFISLNDVLYLLEDPTDGLRAMKSVLKPEGIIRANLHHRYQRQVYFRMQEAFQMVGQFDVAPATGAKHVREFMGSLHEEIAKGVLWNPANYTEDPAIMNNYLLSNDKGFTIPDLFHMLRQAELGFLGLVDMPDWSVESLFKEVPEFVRRKLEDLSPMERLHLYELICPAHRLIDFWVDHAGSSLVFPWSEADWLEGSVQFNPILLDSSRFHQEYNKALKDNQPYEMQWTGATHGKLSIPPDKLKWLAPLLQGLTPVRELIQGGIGLGSLDEEKATDQVLAYLTALEDFLFVMLQPSL; this comes from the coding sequence ATGGCCAGTAGCACCCTTTCTGCCTCGGAACGGGCTCTCACCCTTTACGAAGCACTGCCCTACCCCAATGTTCCCCTCTCGCAAACGGCCCGCAATGCCCTGCCAGAGATGTTCAAAATGAGCTACACCACGGCTCAGTACGTGCGTACCCATGCAGTGATCGAGCCAGAAGGCAAGGTTTTGTTGAATGCGGGCTGTGGCTCCGGTTGGGAGACTTTGATGATGGCGGAGGCCAATCCTGGGGCCAAAATTGTTGCTTTTGATCTGTCACCAGCCTCCGTCAAGCTCACCGAAGAACGGCTGCGCTATCACGGCTTCACAGATATCGAGTTTTATGTGCTCAATCTGCTGGAACTGGATCGCCTCGGGATCCAGTTCGATTTCATTAGTTTGAATGATGTGTTGTATTTGCTCGAGGATCCCACCGATGGTCTGCGGGCGATGAAAAGTGTCTTAAAGCCGGAGGGCATCATCCGCGCCAATCTCCACCATCGCTACCAACGGCAGGTGTACTTCCGCATGCAAGAAGCCTTTCAAATGGTAGGACAATTTGATGTTGCTCCAGCCACAGGGGCGAAACATGTACGGGAGTTCATGGGATCCCTGCACGAGGAGATTGCCAAAGGAGTGCTCTGGAATCCCGCCAACTACACCGAGGATCCCGCCATAATGAACAACTACCTGCTATCCAACGACAAAGGCTTTACGATCCCTGACTTGTTTCACATGTTGCGGCAGGCCGAGCTAGGCTTTTTGGGCTTAGTGGATATGCCCGATTGGTCGGTGGAGTCTTTGTTTAAAGAAGTGCCGGAGTTTGTGCGGCGCAAACTGGAAGACCTAAGCCCCATGGAGCGCCTACACCTGTACGAGCTGATCTGCCCTGCCCATCGCCTCATCGACTTTTGGGTGGATCACGCCGGATCCTCTTTGGTGTTTCCCTGGAGCGAGGCCGATTGGTTGGAGGGATCCGTACAATTCAACCCCATTTTGCTAGACAGCTCTCGCTTTCATCAGGAATACAACAAAGCCTTGAAAGACAACCAGCCCTATGAAATGCAATGGACAGGTGCTACCCACGGCAAGTTGAGCATTCCGCCTGACAAACTGAAGTGGCTAGCTCCATTGCTGCAAGGGCTAACCCCAGTTCGGGAATTGATTCAAGGGGGCATTGGGTTGGGATCCCTGGATGAGGAAAAAGCAACCGATCAGGTGCTGGCCTACCTGACGGCTTTGGAAGACTTTCTTTTTGTGATGTTGCAACCTAGCCTGTAA
- a CDS encoding M15 family metallopeptidase yields the protein MNDDIPVARRQPTRVGRKQGLVISSRLWLSLGLGLILLGLLFWVDWGLLGLSDSPEVAAPVAVEESSQSSFSLPPPTLQDGRVSVLGHFAFSEAPLDSLQAVGSYHGREIRLRQAAAESYRRMNEAAQAAGIRLVPISGFRSIADQEFLFFQLAQSRALRPEERAAVSAPPGYSEHHTGYAIDIGDAGFPQFDTEEGFETTPAFRWLESNAARFGFELSFPRGNPQGVSYEPWHWRFVGDRNSLETFYTR from the coding sequence ATGAACGACGACATTCCGGTCGCGCGTCGCCAACCCACTCGGGTGGGGAGAAAACAAGGTCTGGTGATTTCATCGCGGTTATGGCTGAGCCTAGGACTAGGTTTAATCTTGCTTGGGCTCCTGTTCTGGGTCGATTGGGGGCTGTTGGGTTTATCAGATTCCCCCGAGGTAGCAGCTCCTGTAGCGGTGGAAGAATCCAGCCAGTCGTCTTTTTCTTTGCCACCGCCAACCCTTCAGGATGGTCGAGTGTCTGTATTGGGGCATTTTGCCTTTTCGGAAGCCCCACTGGACAGTCTGCAGGCGGTGGGGAGTTACCATGGCCGCGAGATCCGCTTGCGCCAGGCGGCGGCTGAAAGTTATCGGCGTATGAATGAAGCCGCTCAAGCCGCCGGGATCCGTCTTGTCCCGATTTCGGGGTTTCGCTCGATTGCGGATCAAGAATTCTTGTTTTTTCAACTGGCCCAGTCCCGCGCCTTGCGACCGGAAGAACGGGCTGCTGTCAGCGCTCCCCCCGGCTACAGTGAGCACCACACTGGCTATGCCATCGATATTGGTGATGCAGGGTTTCCACAATTCGATACGGAAGAAGGATTTGAAACCACTCCCGCCTTCCGATGGTTAGAGAGCAATGCTGCCCGTTTTGGCTTTGAGCTGTCTTTCCCGCGTGGAAACCCGCAGGGGGTGAGCTACGAGCCTTGGCACTGGCGTTTTGTGGGGGATCGTAACAGTCTTGAAACCTTCTACACTCGATGA
- a CDS encoding peroxiredoxin encodes MALTVGTAAPGFNTTDTQGNQVSLASLAGKTVILYFYPKDDTPGCTKEACGFRDAYADYQGKDVVVLGVSMDDQASHQKFTEKYNLPFPLLVDSSGVITRAYDVDGGGYSKRVTYVIDGEGKIAKVYQNINTETHARDILADLGL; translated from the coding sequence ATGGCTCTCACCGTTGGCACTGCTGCACCTGGGTTCAACACCACCGATACCCAAGGCAATCAGGTTTCTCTGGCCAGTTTGGCGGGTAAAACCGTCATCCTTTATTTCTACCCCAAAGACGATACCCCCGGTTGTACCAAAGAAGCCTGTGGATTCCGCGATGCCTATGCCGATTATCAGGGCAAAGATGTAGTGGTTTTGGGAGTGAGCATGGATGATCAAGCCTCGCACCAAAAGTTCACCGAGAAGTACAACCTGCCTTTTCCGCTATTGGTGGATAGCAGTGGGGTAATCACCCGTGCCTACGATGTGGATGGGGGCGGCTATTCCAAGCGGGTTACCTATGTGATCGATGGCGAAGGCAAAATTGCTAAGGTTTACCAAAACATCAATACCGAAACCCATGCCCGCGATATTTTGGCGGATTTGGGATTGTAA
- a CDS encoding sensor histidine kinase: MSIQINRPLLSGTWITFAHNALKYSPHHQLVRIRVCCGSVFQIEVRDWGIGIPIPAQAHLFDTFYRGSNVGERVGTGLGLTVAQTCARLHGGQITFVSEVGLGSTFTLLLPRVE; the protein is encoded by the coding sequence GTGTCAATCCAGATCAATCGACCTCTTCTTTCTGGAACCTGGATTACCTTTGCCCACAACGCCCTCAAATACTCCCCCCATCATCAGCTGGTTCGCATCCGCGTCTGCTGTGGCTCTGTCTTTCAGATCGAAGTTCGGGATTGGGGCATCGGGATCCCTATCCCAGCTCAAGCCCATCTGTTCGATACGTTTTATCGAGGTAGCAATGTCGGGGAGAGGGTGGGTACAGGATTGGGGCTGACGGTGGCACAAACCTGTGCACGCCTGCACGGGGGGCAGATTACTTTTGTGTCGGAGGTCGGCTTGGGCTCGACGTTCACACTGCTGCTGCCGCGGGTGGAATGA
- a CDS encoding CHASE domain-containing protein: MDREAAGPNTNPVGCPKSASRHQNLCGALEWAPFVLHTEREAFELRMKALGIPEFRITDHTEQGKLVPAASRAYYVPVTYVQPLVSNEVAVGFDLASDQTRKLVIETARKAQSLVATARIRLVQEPEGKSNLVFWYFYL, translated from the coding sequence ATCGACAGGGAGGCAGCAGGGCCGAACACAAATCCGGTAGGCTGCCCAAAATCGGCTTCAAGGCATCAAAACCTTTGTGGGGCCTTGGAATGGGCCCCCTTTGTCCTGCACACAGAACGGGAAGCCTTTGAGCTGAGGATGAAGGCTCTCGGGATCCCTGAGTTCCGCATTACCGATCACACCGAACAGGGGAAATTGGTTCCAGCCGCCTCGAGAGCCTATTATGTACCTGTTACTTATGTACAGCCGTTGGTCAGCAATGAAGTGGCTGTTGGATTTGATTTGGCTTCTGATCAGACGCGCAAACTGGTGATTGAAACTGCTCGAAAAGCCCAGTCTTTGGTTGCCACTGCGCGAATACGACTGGTGCAAGAACCGGAAGGGAAGAGCAATTTGGTTTTTTGGTATTTTTACCTTTAA
- a CDS encoding oligopeptide/dipeptide ABC transporter ATP-binding protein: MIRLISRLLDPSEGDIWFNGQRISDIPLQHFVQHPARAQLQMVFQDPTDSLNPRFSAFDTITDLIERLGRMLPGSFYRDPQQLQRRAEELVDWVGLPTALLRRYPHQLSGGQKARVGIARVIALDPKLLILDEPTSALDVSVQAIILHLLADLKNRLGMSYLFVSHDLNVVHLLCDRIMVMYLGKIVETGPAEEIFNRPQHPYTQALITAIPSFESKPKVIPLAGEPCSPINPNPKICRLYGYTDAVNTLQSGAAKKCPHYR; the protein is encoded by the coding sequence TTGATCCGGCTGATCAGCCGTCTCCTGGATCCGAGTGAGGGAGACATTTGGTTCAATGGCCAGCGGATTAGTGATATCCCCTTACAACATTTCGTTCAGCATCCAGCGCGGGCACAACTGCAAATGGTGTTTCAGGATCCCACCGATAGCTTGAATCCTCGCTTTTCTGCCTTTGATACGATTACCGATCTCATTGAACGCCTGGGGCGAATGCTACCGGGAAGCTTCTACAGGGATCCCCAACAATTGCAACGGCGGGCGGAAGAACTAGTGGATTGGGTAGGCTTGCCAACGGCTTTGTTGAGGCGCTATCCTCACCAACTGTCGGGTGGACAAAAGGCACGGGTAGGTATTGCGCGGGTGATTGCCTTGGATCCTAAGTTATTGATTTTGGATGAGCCGACCTCGGCGCTGGATGTCTCGGTTCAGGCGATTATTTTGCATTTGTTGGCAGATCTGAAAAATCGTTTGGGCATGAGCTATCTGTTCGTTTCCCATGATCTGAATGTGGTGCACCTGTTGTGCGACCGGATTATGGTCATGTACTTGGGCAAAATTGTCGAGACTGGCCCTGCTGAGGAGATCTTTAACCGCCCACAACACCCCTATACTCAAGCTTTGATCACCGCTATTCCTAGCTTTGAAAGCAAACCAAAAGTAATCCCTCTTGCTGGAGAACCCTGTAGCCCCATCAATCCGAACCCTAAAATTTGCCGATTATACGGATATACGGACGCTGTGAATACTCTACAGAGTGGTGCAGCTAAGAAATGCCCCCATTACAGGTGA
- a CDS encoding DUF4278 domain-containing protein, whose protein sequence is MELSYRGVDYNYTPATVEVSPGKVGGRYRGLDWRFRHLTKPVVLPTNLDMLYRGVAYHTEAPEGAAQPAQPVAEPASVAVPSHTHALDELSRSLMMSHQRAIRIRQQAMLVRGVEHIGLHANVRGFWNRIQGKVHPTFRLNYDRSHVSMS, encoded by the coding sequence ATGGAACTCTCTTACCGTGGCGTTGACTACAATTACACTCCCGCTACAGTGGAGGTCTCTCCGGGCAAAGTGGGGGGCCGCTATCGGGGTTTAGACTGGCGGTTCCGTCATCTGACCAAGCCGGTGGTGTTGCCCACCAATTTGGATATGCTCTATCGGGGTGTGGCCTATCACACAGAAGCTCCTGAAGGGGCGGCTCAACCCGCTCAACCGGTGGCAGAACCCGCTTCAGTGGCGGTTCCCAGCCATACCCATGCGTTGGATGAACTGTCCCGCAGCTTGATGATGAGCCATCAACGGGCGATTCGGATCCGTCAGCAAGCCATGCTGGTTCGCGGTGTGGAACATATTGGCCTTCACGCAAATGTGCGGGGATTTTGGAATCGCATTCAGGGCAAGGTTCACCCCACGTTTCGGCTCAACTACGACCGTAGCCATGTCAGCATGAGCTGA
- a CDS encoding cation:proton antiporter, with protein MTTKVHIPVWVASVQEDFRLILDIVTVLAAASAGGFLASVLRQPVLLGYLLAGILVGPAGLGWIKEIVQVETLAQFGVTFLLFTLGVEFSLKELRKVRGIAIGGGILQISLTILITAVLAVASGWLTPVQGIFLGAVLSLSSTAVVLKSLTETNQMGTPQAQAMLGILIVQDLAVGLMLAVLPALDYPLPELAGSVGKALLEIGLVGLGAVVAGIWLVPGFLRLLAQRENKEVFLLGVISLCVGIALLTDRIGISSEIGAFIAGLMISEVEYADQTLDYVEPLRDVFAALFFAAIGMLIDPSFIASHLLLILTLVGLVMVGKLLIIAPLVRLFRYSLSAAVLVGLGLSQIGEFSFVLASEGQSLGLVSRQTYLLIVSTTAVTLLITPFLLKLAPRLFAWLEGIPAFARWLESGERPRAVAPDTPARGHVVVCGYGQVGQDIVRLLEARHHELLVIDQSERVIQQLRSRGIPYVYGNAASALVLEKANLPQARTLVIALPDRMSIRLCLKRALELAPQLDVVVRATHKEDIEQLYQLGAREVVHPEFEASLGLCSHVLLELGEPLAIIQQEILTIRNSHYRDLRPLHPSCLIPTPLSWLTEQTALSTALDPTHNGTGNLSNGKSGSHLAWWEHWQRPVQYH; from the coding sequence TTGACTACAAAAGTTCACATTCCCGTGTGGGTGGCCTCGGTGCAGGAAGACTTTCGCCTGATTTTAGACATCGTGACGGTACTGGCGGCAGCTTCGGCTGGGGGGTTTTTGGCCTCGGTGTTACGGCAGCCGGTGCTGCTGGGCTATTTGCTGGCCGGGATCCTGGTGGGACCGGCGGGGTTGGGCTGGATTAAAGAAATTGTGCAGGTGGAAACCCTGGCCCAATTTGGGGTGACCTTCTTGCTGTTTACCCTAGGGGTGGAGTTTTCTCTCAAAGAACTGCGCAAGGTGCGGGGGATCGCTATTGGCGGCGGCATCTTACAAATTAGCCTAACGATTTTGATCACGGCGGTTCTGGCGGTCGCCAGCGGCTGGTTAACGCCAGTGCAGGGGATTTTCCTGGGAGCGGTGCTCTCCTTATCCTCCACTGCAGTGGTGCTGAAAAGTCTGACCGAGACCAACCAGATGGGCACTCCCCAGGCACAGGCCATGTTGGGGATCCTGATCGTGCAGGATTTGGCGGTGGGGTTGATGCTGGCGGTCTTGCCCGCGCTGGATTATCCCTTGCCGGAACTGGCGGGATCCGTGGGCAAAGCCTTGCTGGAAATTGGGTTGGTGGGGCTGGGGGCAGTGGTGGCCGGCATTTGGTTGGTGCCCGGTTTTTTGCGCCTCCTGGCCCAACGGGAAAACAAAGAGGTGTTCTTGCTGGGGGTAATCAGCCTCTGTGTAGGCATTGCCCTGCTGACGGATCGGATTGGCATTTCCAGCGAGATTGGGGCTTTCATCGCTGGGCTGATGATCTCGGAGGTGGAATACGCCGATCAAACCCTGGACTATGTAGAGCCGTTGCGGGATGTTTTCGCCGCCCTGTTTTTTGCCGCCATCGGCATGTTAATTGACCCCAGCTTTATTGCCAGTCACCTGTTGCTGATCCTGACGCTGGTGGGGTTGGTGATGGTGGGCAAGCTTTTGATCATTGCCCCCTTGGTGCGGCTGTTTCGTTACTCTCTGTCGGCGGCGGTGTTGGTGGGGTTGGGCCTGTCCCAAATTGGTGAGTTCTCGTTTGTGCTGGCTAGTGAGGGGCAATCTTTGGGGTTGGTGTCGCGGCAAACCTATTTGCTCATCGTCAGCACCACGGCGGTTACCCTGCTCATCACCCCTTTTCTGTTGAAGTTGGCGCCCCGCCTTTTTGCCTGGCTGGAGGGGATCCCTGCTTTTGCCCGTTGGCTGGAATCGGGCGAGCGGCCCCGAGCTGTTGCCCCCGACACCCCCGCACGTGGGCATGTGGTGGTATGTGGGTATGGACAGGTGGGGCAAGATATTGTGCGGCTATTGGAGGCCCGTCACCATGAGCTGTTGGTGATCGACCAATCGGAGCGGGTTATTCAGCAATTGCGCTCCCGGGGGATCCCTTACGTGTATGGCAATGCCGCCAGTGCGCTGGTGCTGGAAAAAGCCAACCTCCCCCAAGCGCGTACCCTGGTGATCGCCCTGCCGGATCGTATGAGCATACGCCTTTGCTTGAAACGAGCCCTGGAATTGGCTCCTCAGTTGGATGTGGTGGTGCGAGCCACTCACAAAGAAGACATCGAGCAACTCTATCAGTTGGGAGCCCGCGAGGTTGTACACCCCGAGTTCGAGGCCAGCCTGGGGCTGTGCAGCCATGTGCTGCTGGAGTTGGGAGAACCTCTAGCCATCATTCAGCAGGAGATCCTGACGATTCGCAACAGCCATTACCGCGATCTTCGTCCTTTGCATCCCAGTTGTTTGATCCCCACCCCCCTCAGTTGGTTGACAGAGCAAACCGCCCTCTCGACAGCCCTGGATCCTACCCATAACGGCACGGGCAACCTCAGCAACGGTAAGTCGGGATCCCATTTGGCTTGGTGGGAACATTGGCAACGCCCGGTCCAGTACCACTAA